A genome region from Hypnocyclicus thermotrophus includes the following:
- a CDS encoding ribonuclease HII, which translates to MNKLYEFDNNYNYPIGVDEAGRGPLAGPVVAACVRINNYIEEFELINDSKKLTEKKREELFDTILANCEVGIGIVDEKKIDEINILNATFLAMNIALSHIEIKNSIILVDGNKKIKNCNYNQKTIVKGDSKSLAIAAASIIAKVTRDKIMIEEAKKYPIYKFEKHKGYGTKEHRELLLKYGKSPIHRKSFLNKILEKNKNKGEENLKLF; encoded by the coding sequence ATGAATAAACTTTATGAATTTGACAATAATTATAATTATCCAATAGGAGTAGATGAAGCGGGAAGAGGGCCTTTAGCGGGTCCAGTTGTTGCTGCATGTGTTAGAATAAATAATTATATAGAAGAGTTTGAGCTAATAAATGATTCAAAAAAACTTACAGAAAAAAAAAGAGAAGAACTTTTTGACACAATATTAGCCAATTGTGAAGTAGGGATAGGAATAGTAGATGAAAAAAAGATAGATGAAATAAATATATTAAATGCTACATTTTTAGCAATGAATATAGCACTTTCACATATCGAGATAAAAAATTCTATTATTCTTGTTGATGGAAATAAAAAAATAAAGAACTGTAATTATAATCAAAAAACAATAGTAAAAGGTGATAGTAAAAGTTTAGCTATAGCAGCTGCTTCTATTATTGCAAAAGTAACACGAGATAAAATAATGATAGAAGAAGCAAAAAAATATCCTATATATAAATTTGAAAAACATAAAGGTTATGGGACGAAAGAACATAGAGAGTTATTATTGAAATATGGAAAATCTCCAATTCATAGGAAAAGTTTTTTAAATAAAATTTTAGAGAAAAATAAAAATAAAGGAGAAGAAAATCTTAAACTTTTTTAA
- a CDS encoding RluA family pseudouridine synthase, which translates to MYKEIKEFIVTENEKNIRLDRYISINISEISRREIQELIKNNNIEVIGTNKKIKASYKLKGIEKIIIKIPEKVEQELLGEDIDLDIIYEDKDILVINKQPDLVVHPGAGNETGTLVNAVISYYPEILKVKGERRPGIVHRLDKDTSGVIVIAKNNIAYDRLIEKFSNKKMNKTYLCIVKGRLKEKEGRIENLIGRDTKNRKKMTVVTKNGKLAISNYKVLDEKGDFTLIKVNIETGRTHQIRVHMKYLNHPILGDEVYGKKSNLVTRQMLHAYKLEMNHPITNEKISFIAKLPNDFKEILNKLEMRADIDE; encoded by the coding sequence ATGTATAAAGAAATTAAAGAGTTTATTGTAACAGAAAATGAAAAAAATATTAGACTAGATAGGTATATTAGTATAAATATTTCAGAAATAAGTAGAAGAGAAATACAAGAACTTATTAAGAATAATAATATAGAAGTAATTGGTACAAATAAAAAAATAAAAGCTAGTTATAAATTAAAAGGAATAGAAAAAATAATAATAAAGATACCAGAAAAAGTAGAACAAGAATTATTAGGAGAAGATATAGATTTAGATATAATATATGAAGATAAGGATATATTAGTAATAAATAAGCAACCAGATTTAGTAGTACATCCAGGAGCTGGCAACGAGACGGGAACTTTAGTAAATGCAGTTATAAGCTATTATCCTGAAATATTAAAAGTTAAAGGTGAAAGAAGACCAGGTATTGTTCATAGACTTGATAAAGATACAAGTGGAGTTATAGTTATAGCTAAAAATAATATAGCATATGATAGGTTAATAGAAAAATTTTCAAATAAAAAAATGAATAAAACTTATTTATGCATTGTAAAAGGAAGATTAAAAGAAAAAGAAGGAAGAATAGAAAATTTAATAGGTAGAGATACAAAAAATAGAAAAAAAATGACAGTAGTAACTAAAAATGGGAAATTAGCTATCAGTAATTATAAAGTATTAGATGAAAAAGGAGACTTTACTTTAATTAAAGTAAATATTGAAACAGGAAGAACTCATCAAATAAGAGTACACATGAAATATTTAAATCATCCAATTTTAGGTGATGAAGTATATGGTAAAAAAAGTAATTTAGTTACTAGACAAATGTTGCACGCTTATAAATTAGAAATGAATCATCCAATTACAAATGAAAAAATATCTTTTATAGCAAAGTTACCAAATGATTTCAAAGAAATTTTGAATAAATTAGAAATGAGAGCTGATATAGATGAATAA
- the secA gene encoding preprotein translocase subunit SecA — translation MLKTITKIFGTKNDREIKRIRKIVNEINKLEPEMQKLSDEDLKQKTVEFRERLNKGETLDQILPEAFAVVRETSVRVLGMRHYDVQLIGGVVLHEGKIAEMKTGEGKTLVATLAVYLNALPGKGVHVITVNDYLATRDSDMMGRIYKFLGLTVGVVTNGLPIEERKAMYACDVLYGTNSEFGFDYLRDNMVTSIEQKVQRELNYAIIDEVDSILIDEARTPLIISGPSEQTTKWYTIFNEVAKQLVRSYETEKITDPKLKKEMNIPDEKWGDYEVDEKGHTIVLTEKGVKKVEKILKIDNLYSPENVELTHYLNQALRAKELFKRDKDYLVKDGEVIIIDEFTGRALEGRRYSEGLHQAIEAKENVNIAGENQTLASITLQNYFRMYKKLSGMTGTAETEAAEFMHTYKLGVIVIPTNKPVIREDREDIIYKNHAAKVRAIVNKIEELHKKGQPVLVGTISISNSEMLSEALKRRKIPHNVLNAKYHAREAEIVAQAGRLGAVTIATNMAGRGTDIMLGGNPEYMALGELGSRDHENYKEVFEKYKAQCEAEKEKVLKAGGLFILGTERHESRRIDNQLRGRSGRQGDPGASEFYLSLEDDLMRLFGSDRVASVMERLNIPEDEPITHPLISRAVGNAQKKVEARNFGIRKSLLQYDDVMNKQREAVYASRNAAIMKDDLKDTVLNMLKDVINAEVSAKLSGDVTEDWKTKELYDRLYELYEYNLDIDKILKLTISEIKELVYNDLLAIYELKEKEFGDEIFRKLEKYILLEVTDSRWRENLKTLDQLKEGIHLRAYGQSDPLVHYQLLSSQIYAEMIGTIKEEVTSFLFKIRIKKEEDIELRHNRNAENINYIHQNETGEVERQQPRKSEKIGRNEPCPCGSGKKYKNCCGR, via the coding sequence ATGCTTAAAACAATAACTAAAATTTTTGGGACAAAAAATGATAGAGAAATTAAAAGAATAAGAAAAATTGTTAACGAAATTAACAAATTAGAACCAGAAATGCAAAAATTAAGTGATGAAGACTTAAAACAAAAAACAGTAGAATTTAGAGAAAGATTAAATAAAGGTGAGACATTAGACCAAATTTTACCAGAAGCATTTGCAGTAGTTAGAGAAACTTCTGTTAGAGTACTTGGCATGAGACATTATGACGTACAATTAATAGGTGGAGTTGTACTACATGAAGGTAAAATAGCAGAAATGAAAACTGGAGAAGGAAAAACTCTTGTTGCAACTCTTGCAGTATATTTAAATGCATTACCAGGTAAAGGGGTACACGTAATAACTGTAAATGATTATCTTGCTACACGTGATAGTGATATGATGGGTAGAATATATAAGTTTTTAGGACTAACAGTAGGAGTTGTTACTAATGGACTACCAATAGAAGAAAGAAAAGCAATGTATGCATGTGATGTATTATATGGAACAAATAGTGAATTTGGATTTGATTATCTAAGAGATAATATGGTTACTTCAATTGAACAAAAAGTACAAAGAGAACTTAATTATGCTATTATTGATGAGGTGGATTCTATATTAATAGATGAGGCTAGAACACCACTTATTATATCAGGACCTAGTGAACAAACTACAAAATGGTATACTATATTTAATGAAGTGGCAAAACAACTTGTAAGAAGTTATGAAACAGAAAAAATTACAGATCCAAAATTAAAAAAAGAGATGAATATTCCTGATGAAAAATGGGGTGACTATGAAGTAGATGAAAAAGGACATACAATAGTACTTACTGAAAAAGGAGTAAAAAAAGTAGAAAAAATATTAAAAATAGATAACTTATATTCACCAGAAAATGTAGAACTTACACATTACTTAAATCAAGCATTAAGAGCAAAAGAGTTATTTAAAAGAGATAAAGATTATCTTGTAAAAGATGGTGAAGTAATAATAATAGATGAATTTACAGGAAGAGCATTAGAAGGAAGAAGATATTCTGAGGGACTTCATCAAGCGATCGAAGCAAAAGAGAATGTAAATATTGCTGGTGAAAATCAAACTTTAGCATCTATAACATTACAAAATTACTTTAGAATGTATAAAAAACTGTCAGGTATGACAGGGACAGCAGAAACAGAAGCGGCAGAATTTATGCATACATATAAATTAGGAGTAATAGTTATTCCTACAAATAAACCAGTAATAAGAGAAGATAGAGAAGATATAATTTATAAAAATCATGCTGCAAAAGTAAGAGCTATTGTTAATAAAATAGAAGAATTACATAAAAAAGGGCAACCAGTACTTGTGGGAACTATATCAATATCAAATTCTGAAATGTTATCTGAAGCGTTAAAAAGAAGAAAAATTCCTCATAATGTATTAAATGCTAAATATCATGCAAGAGAAGCAGAAATAGTAGCTCAAGCAGGAAGATTAGGAGCTGTTACTATTGCTACAAATATGGCTGGTAGGGGTACAGATATCATGCTTGGAGGTAATCCAGAATACATGGCTTTAGGGGAATTAGGAAGTAGAGACCATGAAAATTATAAGGAAGTATTTGAAAAATATAAAGCTCAATGCGAAGCCGAAAAAGAAAAAGTTTTAAAAGCAGGTGGATTATTTATACTAGGTACTGAAAGACATGAAAGTAGACGGATAGATAATCAGCTTAGAGGACGTTCTGGGAGACAAGGAGATCCTGGAGCATCGGAATTTTATCTTTCGTTAGAAGATGATTTGATGAGACTTTTTGGTTCTGATAGAGTAGCAAGTGTAATGGAAAGATTAAATATACCAGAAGATGAACCTATTACACATCCTCTTATTTCAAGAGCGGTGGGAAATGCACAAAAGAAAGTAGAAGCTAGAAACTTTGGGATAAGAAAATCATTACTTCAATATGATGATGTAATGAACAAACAAAGAGAAGCGGTATATGCAAGTAGAAATGCAGCTATAATGAAAGATGATTTAAAAGATACTGTTCTTAATATGCTAAAAGATGTAATAAATGCTGAAGTATCTGCTAAACTTAGTGGAGATGTAACAGAAGATTGGAAAACAAAAGAGTTATATGATAGACTTTATGAATTATATGAGTATAATTTAGATATAGATAAAATTTTAAAATTAACAATATCAGAAATAAAAGAATTAGTATACAATGATTTATTAGCAATATATGAGCTAAAAGAAAAAGAGTTTGGCGATGAAATCTTTAGGAAACTTGAAAAATATATATTACTTGAAGTAACAGATTCTAGATGGAGAGAAAACTTAAAAACACTTGATCAATTAAAAGAAGGTATACACTTGAGAGCATATGGACAAAGTGATCCATTAGTTCATTATCAATTATTATCATCACAAATTTATGCTGAAATGATAGGAACAATAAAAGAAGAAGTAACTTCATTCTTATTTAAAATTAGAATAAAGAAAGAAGAAGATATAGAACTAAGACATAATAGAAATGCTGAAAATATAAATTATATTCATCAAAATGAAACAGGAGAAGTAGAACGTCAGCAACCTAGAAAAAGTGAAAAAATAGGAAGAAATGAGCCTTGTCCTTGTGGAAGTGGTAAAAAATATAAAAATTGTTGTGGAAGATAA
- a CDS encoding NAD(P)/FAD-dependent oxidoreductase, translating into MYDIIIIGAGVIGSLIARELSKYNIKIALLEKNDDVSCGASKANSGIIHGGYDAKHGTLKSKLSYKGNQMYDKLNSELNFGFERIGSLVVGYNEEDLKSLKKLIENGVKNGVKNLKLLTKEKIKEIEPNINDNVQYAVYCSDVGIVSPYEVTIAAAENAIKNGVKLFLNSEVISIKKDEFFIVETQKKIFKTRYIINCAGLYSDKIANMVGIDDFYIIPRKGEYMLFEKYYGDIVNHVIFQVPTVHGKGVLVTKTYHNNLMIGPNAQEINTKDDKSTSLENLKSIYIKSKNSIPNIDYKKIIRSFAGIRATSNKHDFIIEESKIKNFINVAGIESPGLTSAPAIAQMVENILLNKESFKKNKKYNPYRKFIVKKKTKDELLSNTELKPLLDNETYICRCEQVSKEIILDALSRGIEVKSVDGIKRRTRAGMGICQGNFCSSRVKKIISKYYNIPIETVKDREEASGIINERVNRIEILKNFK; encoded by the coding sequence ATGTATGATATTATAATTATAGGAGCTGGTGTAATAGGAAGTCTTATCGCTAGAGAATTATCAAAATACAATATAAAAATTGCTTTATTAGAAAAAAATGATGATGTAAGTTGTGGAGCTAGTAAAGCAAACTCTGGTATTATTCATGGTGGATACGATGCAAAACATGGTACTTTAAAATCTAAACTTTCATATAAAGGGAACCAAATGTATGATAAATTAAATTCTGAATTAAATTTTGGTTTTGAAAGAATAGGAAGTTTAGTTGTTGGATATAATGAAGAAGATTTAAAATCGCTTAAAAAACTTATAGAAAATGGTGTTAAAAATGGTGTTAAAAATCTAAAATTATTAACAAAAGAAAAAATAAAAGAAATTGAGCCAAACATAAATGATAATGTTCAATATGCTGTATATTGTAGTGATGTAGGAATTGTTTCTCCTTACGAAGTAACTATTGCTGCTGCTGAAAACGCCATTAAGAATGGAGTTAAATTATTTTTGAATAGTGAGGTTATTTCTATAAAAAAAGATGAATTTTTTATAGTTGAAACTCAAAAAAAAATATTTAAAACAAGATATATAATAAATTGCGCTGGTTTATATAGTGATAAAATAGCTAATATGGTTGGAATTGATGATTTTTATATTATTCCACGAAAAGGTGAATACATGTTATTTGAAAAATATTATGGCGATATTGTAAATCATGTAATATTTCAAGTTCCTACAGTTCATGGAAAAGGGGTATTAGTTACAAAAACTTATCATAATAATTTAATGATTGGTCCAAATGCACAAGAAATTAATACAAAAGATGATAAATCTACATCATTAGAAAATTTAAAATCTATATATATAAAATCTAAAAATTCTATACCTAATATTGACTATAAAAAGATAATTCGTTCCTTTGCAGGTATAAGAGCTACTAGTAATAAACATGATTTTATTATAGAAGAAAGTAAAATTAAAAATTTTATAAATGTAGCGGGTATAGAATCTCCAGGTCTTACAAGCGCTCCTGCTATTGCACAAATGGTTGAAAATATTTTATTAAATAAAGAATCTTTTAAAAAAAATAAAAAATATAATCCATATAGAAAATTTATTGTAAAGAAAAAAACAAAAGATGAATTACTTTCAAACACTGAATTAAAACCTTTATTAGATAATGAAACATATATATGTAGATGTGAGCAAGTAAGTAAAGAAATTATTTTAGACGCCCTTTCTAGAGGAATAGAGGTAAAATCAGTAGATGGTATAAAAAGACGTACTCGTGCAGGGATGGGAATATGTCAAGGAAATTTCTGTAGTTCTCGTGTAAAAAAAATAATCAGTAAATATTATAACATACCAATTGAAACAGTAAAAGATAGAGAAGAGGCAAGTGGTATTATAAATGAAAGAGTAAATAGAATAGAGATTTTAAAAAATTTCAAATAA
- the queC gene encoding 7-cyano-7-deazaguanine synthase QueC produces the protein MKERINKNRAVVVFSGGQDSTTLLFKAKKEYKEVIALSFDYGQKHKLELECAQEITKKHGIEHHILDMSLLNQLAPNALTRVDVNVPKGEVEGIPNTFVDGRNMIFLTFAAVFAKQRDINIIITGVSQSDFSGYPDCRDHFIKSLNTTLNLAMDYQFVVETPLMWLDKAETWNMAYELGVLDIIKNDTLTCYNGIKGDGCGECPSCVLRKKGYEEFEQKFLKKNF, from the coding sequence GTGAAAGAAAGAATTAACAAAAATAGAGCAGTAGTTGTATTTAGTGGTGGTCAAGATAGTACAACACTTTTATTTAAAGCGAAAAAAGAGTATAAAGAAGTTATAGCATTGTCTTTTGATTATGGTCAAAAACATAAATTAGAACTTGAATGTGCACAAGAAATAACTAAAAAACATGGAATAGAGCATCATATATTAGATATGAGTTTATTAAATCAACTAGCTCCAAATGCACTTACTAGAGTAGATGTAAATGTACCGAAAGGTGAAGTAGAAGGAATTCCAAATACATTTGTTGATGGTAGAAATATGATTTTTCTTACTTTTGCAGCAGTATTTGCAAAACAAAGAGATATAAATATTATAATTACAGGAGTATCACAAAGTGATTTTAGTGGATATCCAGATTGTAGAGATCACTTTATAAAATCGTTAAATACTACATTAAATCTTGCCATGGATTATCAATTTGTTGTAGAAACACCTCTTATGTGGCTTGATAAAGCAGAAACATGGAATATGGCTTATGAGCTAGGAGTACTAGATATTATAAAAAATGATACACTCACTTGTTATAATGGAATAAAAGGTGATGGATGTGGAGAATGTCCTTCATGTGTACTTAGAAAAAAAGGTTATGAAGAATTCGAACAAAAATTTTTAAAGAAAAATTTTTAA
- the folE gene encoding GTP cyclohydrolase I FolE produces MNKEKIAYHVKEILKLIGENPEREGLQGTPMRVARMYEEIFEGLKYTNDEIVKMFGVTFDEEDCYIENNKDMVLLKDIEIFSMCEHHLALMYNMKVAVAYIPKEKIIGLSKVVRIADMVGRRPQLQERIGKDIAEIMQKITETEDVAVIITGEHACMTTRGIKKPGTKTMTTTLRGKFKEDKELLNNLLGML; encoded by the coding sequence ATGAATAAAGAAAAAATAGCTTATCATGTAAAAGAAATATTAAAATTAATAGGTGAAAATCCTGAGAGAGAAGGATTACAAGGGACACCTATGAGAGTAGCTAGAATGTATGAGGAAATTTTTGAAGGGTTAAAATATACAAATGATGAAATAGTAAAAATGTTTGGAGTAACATTTGATGAAGAGGATTGTTATATAGAAAACAATAAAGATATGGTTTTATTAAAAGATATAGAAATTTTTTCTATGTGTGAGCATCATTTGGCTCTTATGTATAATATGAAGGTTGCAGTAGCATATATTCCAAAAGAAAAAATCATTGGATTAAGTAAAGTAGTAAGAATTGCTGATATGGTAGGAAGAAGACCTCAATTACAAGAAAGAATAGGTAAGGATATAGCTGAAATCATGCAAAAAATTACCGAAACAGAAGATGTAGCAGTAATTATAACAGGTGAGCACGCTTGTATGACAACAAGAGGGATAAAAAAGCCAGGAACTAAAACCATGACAACAACTCTTAGAGGAAAATTTAAAGAAGATAAAGAGTTATTAAATAATCTACTTGGAATGTTATAA
- the queE gene encoding putative 7-carboxy-7-deazaguanine synthase QueE produces the protein MKQYKIVEKFISINGEGQRAGEISLFIRFPSCNLKCTYCDTMWANEKNVNTIYITIEDIKNDINMYNIKNITLTGGEPLLQDDISVVIQEILSINNKINIEIETNGSIDLSKLEKINRERVYITMDYKLPTSKMEGLMKIENFDKLTHKDTIKFVIGSNYDLIRAKNIIKNYIKEGKVYFSPVFKEIEPKYIVEFMKEHKLTDVRLQLQMHKIIWNPDERGV, from the coding sequence ATGAAACAATATAAAATAGTAGAAAAATTTATTAGTATAAATGGTGAAGGACAAAGAGCAGGAGAAATTAGTTTATTTATTCGATTTCCGAGTTGTAATCTAAAATGTACTTATTGTGATACAATGTGGGCGAATGAAAAAAATGTAAATACTATTTATATAACAATAGAAGATATAAAAAATGATATAAATATGTATAATATTAAAAATATTACTTTAACAGGTGGAGAACCTCTTTTACAAGATGATATTAGTGTGGTTATACAAGAAATATTATCTATTAATAATAAAATAAATATTGAAATAGAGACAAATGGAAGTATAGATTTATCAAAATTAGAAAAGATAAATAGAGAAAGAGTATATATTACTATGGATTATAAATTACCTACAAGTAAAATGGAAGGGTTGATGAAAATTGAGAATTTTGATAAACTAACTCATAAAGATACTATAAAATTTGTTATAGGAAGTAACTATGATCTTATTAGAGCTAAAAATATAATAAAAAATTATATAAAAGAGGGTAAAGTATATTTTAGCCCTGTATTTAAAGAGATAGAGCCAAAATATATAGTAGAGTTTATGAAAGAACATAAATTAACTGATGTGAGATTGCAGTTACAAATGCACAAAATTATATGGAATCCTGATGAAAGAGGGGTATAA
- the queD gene encoding 6-carboxytetrahydropterin synthase QueD — protein sequence MYILQTEHSFDSAHFLKGYKGKCANIHGHRWRVVVEIKSDALVENGHLRGMVVDFGDLKKVVKEFVDFHDHALIVEKNSLSKELFNMLQGENFRLIEVEFRPTAENFSKYFYDEFNKKFDVKRVIVYETPNNSAIYEEQR from the coding sequence ATGTATATTTTACAGACAGAACATAGTTTTGATAGTGCACATTTTTTAAAAGGATATAAAGGGAAGTGTGCTAATATTCATGGCCATAGATGGAGAGTAGTAGTGGAAATAAAATCAGATGCATTAGTAGAAAATGGCCATCTTAGAGGAATGGTAGTAGATTTTGGTGATTTAAAAAAAGTTGTAAAAGAATTTGTAGATTTTCATGATCATGCTTTAATTGTAGAAAAAAACAGTTTATCAAAAGAGCTTTTTAATATGCTTCAAGGAGAAAATTTTAGATTGATTGAAGTAGAGTTTAGACCTACTGCAGAAAATTTTTCAAAATATTTTTATGATGAATTTAATAAAAAATTTGATGTAAAAAGAGTAATAGTATATGAAACACCAAATAATAGTGCTATTTATGAGGAGCAGAGATGA
- a CDS encoding acyl-CoA dehydratase activase, translating to MRILGIDLGSREVKIVLMENNKIIEKFKMSTVKFYKNYCNYNEKITVDLEKLGIKNIDIGISTGYGRNNTDLKMFMPINEIKAHAYGAMYQTEKKDFILLDVGGQDVKIIKVEKGIITDLDLNDKCAASCGRYLENMSNVLEISLDELSNHYINPVELNSTCAVFSESELIGKIAEGNSVEVLCAGVNYSMYKRLRPMLTKFLSDELIISGGVAKNKAIKEYLQNDYNDILILDEPQFNGAIGCCYYGMNFIEKE from the coding sequence ATGAGAATCTTAGGTATAGATTTAGGTAGTAGAGAAGTAAAAATTGTTCTTATGGAAAACAATAAAATTATTGAAAAATTTAAAATGAGTACAGTTAAATTTTATAAAAATTATTGTAATTATAATGAAAAAATAACAGTTGATTTAGAAAAGCTAGGAATAAAAAATATAGATATAGGAATATCTACAGGTTATGGTAGAAATAATACAGATTTAAAAATGTTTATGCCTATAAATGAAATAAAAGCTCATGCATATGGAGCTATGTACCAAACAGAGAAAAAAGATTTTATCTTACTTGATGTGGGTGGTCAAGATGTAAAAATAATAAAAGTAGAAAAAGGAATAATAACAGATCTTGATTTAAATGATAAATGTGCTGCTTCATGCGGAAGATATCTTGAAAATATGAGCAATGTACTTGAAATATCTTTAGATGAATTATCAAATCATTACATAAATCCTGTTGAACTTAATTCAACTTGTGCAGTATTTTCAGAATCAGAGCTAATTGGAAAAATTGCTGAAGGAAATAGTGTAGAAGTTCTTTGTGCAGGAGTAAATTATTCTATGTATAAAAGACTTCGACCTATGCTTACAAAATTTTTATCTGATGAATTGATAATAAGTGGTGGCGTAGCGAAAAATAAGGCAATAAAAGAATATTTACAAAATGATTATAATGACATTTTAATATTAGATGAACCACAATTTAATGGAGCTATTGGTTGTTGCTATTATGGAATGAATTTTATAGAAAAGGAGTAA
- a CDS encoding 2-hydroxyacyl-CoA dehydratase family protein, which yields MKKIGITTTVPIEVLLAAGYKVVDLNNVFIVSDDYREYIHDAEKYGFPKSMCAWIKGIYSACISEGIKEVVAVLEGDCSNTKVLLELFKEKGIKLYPFSYPHSHNLEDIKKEIDKFMSLFNVTLEEVENIRWEINNIREKARKIDELTLQGKVSGFENHILQLCLSDFDGDLDNYSKFLDEKLKEIIKRTPDIKKLNLGLIGVPTMFSDLHEFVEKFDSKIVYNEVPREFAFPRAFKYDNIYEQYYDYTYPYDIDYRIKELEKQINERKIDGIIHYTQSFCHRAMEDIIIKNRLNIPVLNIEGDKDDRLDARTKLRIEAFLDMLLDLKKRSNR from the coding sequence ATGAAGAAAATAGGAATAACAACAACAGTTCCAATTGAAGTGTTGTTAGCTGCTGGATATAAAGTAGTTGATTTAAATAATGTTTTTATAGTATCTGATGACTATAGAGAATATATACATGATGCAGAAAAATATGGTTTTCCTAAAAGTATGTGTGCATGGATAAAAGGCATTTATAGTGCTTGTATAAGTGAAGGAATAAAAGAGGTAGTAGCAGTGTTGGAAGGAGATTGTTCAAATACAAAAGTATTATTAGAACTTTTTAAAGAAAAAGGAATAAAGCTTTATCCATTTTCTTATCCGCATTCGCATAACCTTGAAGATATAAAAAAAGAGATAGATAAATTTATGAGTCTTTTTAATGTTACATTGGAAGAAGTAGAAAATATAAGATGGGAAATAAACAATATTAGAGAAAAAGCTCGAAAAATAGATGAATTAACATTACAAGGAAAAGTAAGCGGATTTGAAAATCATATTTTACAACTTTGTTTAAGCGATTTTGATGGTGATTTAGATAATTATTCAAAATTTTTAGATGAGAAATTAAAAGAAATAATTAAAAGAACTCCAGATATTAAGAAATTAAATTTAGGATTAATTGGAGTACCTACAATGTTTAGTGATTTACATGAATTTGTAGAAAAATTTGATTCAAAAATAGTTTATAATGAAGTTCCAAGAGAGTTTGCATTTCCGAGAGCGTTTAAATATGACAATATTTATGAACAATACTATGATTATACTTATCCATATGATATAGATTATAGAATAAAAGAACTAGAAAAACAGATAAACGAAAGAAAAATAGACGGAATAATACATTATACTCAAAGTTTTTGTCATAGAGCGATGGAAGATATTATTATAAAAAATAGATTAAATATTCCTGTATTAAATATTGAAGGAGATAAGGATGATAGACTAGATGCTAGAACAAAATTAAGAATAGAAGCATTTTTAGATATGTTATTAGATTTAAAAAAAAGGAGTAATAGATGA
- a CDS encoding MetS family NSS transporter small subunit, whose amino-acid sequence MSNSSIVMAVFSMIVLWGGFGVCLSIAVKND is encoded by the coding sequence ATGAGTAATAGTTCTATAGTTATGGCAGTATTTAGTATGATAGTTTTATGGGGTGGATTTGGAGTTTGTTTATCAATTGCAGTTAAAAATGATTAA